In Calothrix sp. PCC 7507, one DNA window encodes the following:
- a CDS encoding GAF domain-containing protein, with protein sequence MTGEFQSFLILIDNEATRKCLEEIIEAITLKITHLLQAERSTIFIVDDTPGNLWSKIVQSNRKKLLKVGITAHFGIAAHVSATRECLNIPIASQDYRYSPAIDEQTGYQTRNILCLPILNSQSKVLAISQVLNKIGNNCFDRKDEQLLGEFSQQISAIFDIWCHLQKLHKSSITGKH encoded by the coding sequence GTGACAGGAGAATTTCAAAGTTTTTTAATCTTAATCGATAATGAAGCTACAAGAAAGTGTTTAGAAGAAATTATCGAGGCAATAACTTTGAAAATTACGCATCTATTACAAGCCGAGCGAAGCACTATTTTTATAGTAGATGATACTCCGGGAAACTTGTGGTCAAAAATTGTTCAGAGTAATCGCAAAAAACTTTTAAAAGTTGGCATAACTGCTCATTTTGGGATTGCTGCTCATGTGTCAGCAACTAGAGAATGCTTGAATATTCCCATAGCTTCGCAAGATTACCGCTATAGCCCAGCAATTGACGAACAAACTGGATATCAAACTCGAAATATTTTATGCTTACCAATTTTAAATAGTCAAAGTAAAGTCTTGGCAATTTCACAAGTTTTAAATAAGATTGGTAATAACTGTTTTGATCGGAAAGACGAGCAGCTATTAGGTGAATTCTCTCAACAGATTTCAGCTATTTTTGATATTTGGTGTCATTTACAAAAATTACATAAATCCTCAATAACTGGTAAACATTAA
- a CDS encoding fatty acyl-AMP ligase gives MVFCPDLTSEKFATLIELLRFRAFHQPDEIAYTFLLDGEKDTVNLTYAELDQQAQTIAAYLQFKERVLLLYPPGLEYIAAFFGCLYAGAIAVPAYPPRPNRSLHRLQSIVADAEASTVLTNTAVLSNLERQLAELPDLRALNWLTTDSTDNNLANKWQQPEIDSDSLAFLQYTSGSTGTPKGVMVSHENLLHNQKMIQAGFQHTEKTIIVGWLPLYHDMGLIGNVLQPLYLGVRCILMSPVAFLQRPIRWLEAISRYQGTTSGGPNFAYDLCIRKVTPEQLSTLDLSSWDVAFNGAEPVRVETIEKFSSTFASCGFRKEAFYPCYGMAETTLFVSGGIKTDAPVYITAREDELAQNRIVLAQGTEGTRTLVGCGQTYINQEIAIANPETFIRCAADEVGEIWVAGSSIAQGYWNRLELTEQVFRASLADSKRQFFRTGDLGFLHNGELFITGRLKDLIIIRGRNHYPQDIEMTVADSHEALIPGAGAAFTIDCKGEERLVIVQEIDRHYRNLDNDAVAEVIRTAIAQQHELQVHAIALIKMGSICKTSSGKIQRHACRNAFINGTLELWGKNK, from the coding sequence ATGGTTTTTTGTCCCGATTTGACTTCAGAAAAATTTGCAACATTAATCGAACTGCTGCGCTTTAGAGCATTTCATCAACCTGACGAAATAGCTTATACATTTTTACTAGATGGTGAAAAAGATACAGTTAACTTAACTTATGCAGAATTAGATCAACAAGCTCAAACTATTGCCGCTTATTTGCAATTCAAAGAGCGAGTTTTGTTGTTGTACCCACCGGGTTTAGAGTATATTGCAGCTTTCTTTGGGTGTCTGTATGCTGGTGCGATCGCAGTCCCAGCTTATCCACCTCGTCCAAATCGCTCTTTACACCGACTTCAGTCAATTGTTGCTGATGCAGAAGCTAGTACAGTACTGACGAATACGGCTGTTCTCTCAAATTTAGAGCGACAGTTAGCGGAATTACCTGATTTAAGAGCATTAAACTGGCTAACTACTGATAGTACTGATAATAATTTAGCCAACAAATGGCAGCAGCCAGAAATAGATAGCGATTCCCTAGCATTTTTGCAATACACATCAGGTTCTACGGGTACACCCAAAGGAGTAATGGTTAGTCACGAAAATTTACTCCACAATCAAAAGATGATTCAGGCAGGTTTTCAACATACAGAGAAAACCATTATCGTTGGCTGGTTGCCCCTATATCACGATATGGGCTTAATTGGTAATGTACTGCAACCTTTGTACTTGGGTGTTCGCTGTATTCTCATGTCTCCAGTTGCTTTTCTGCAACGTCCGATTCGCTGGCTAGAAGCAATTTCCCGCTACCAGGGTACTACCAGTGGTGGCCCTAATTTTGCTTATGACTTGTGTATACGAAAAGTGACTCCCGAACAACTATCTACCCTCGATTTAAGCAGTTGGGATGTAGCTTTTAACGGAGCCGAACCTGTACGTGTAGAAACGATTGAAAAGTTTTCATCTACCTTTGCATCCTGTGGTTTCCGAAAAGAAGCTTTTTATCCCTGTTATGGAATGGCAGAAACAACTTTATTTGTTTCTGGTGGAATAAAAACAGATGCACCCGTTTACATCACAGCTCGAGAAGATGAACTAGCACAAAACCGCATCGTTTTAGCACAAGGAACCGAAGGAACTCGAACTTTGGTCGGTTGCGGGCAGACATACATTAATCAAGAGATTGCGATCGCCAATCCTGAAACTTTCATTCGCTGTGCTGCTGATGAAGTTGGTGAAATTTGGGTTGCCGGCTCGAGTATTGCTCAAGGTTACTGGAATCGTCTCGAACTAACCGAGCAAGTATTTCGGGCTAGTCTTGCTGACTCAAAAAGACAGTTTTTCCGCACGGGAGACTTGGGGTTCTTGCATAATGGCGAATTATTTATTACTGGTCGTCTAAAGGATTTAATTATTATTCGCGGTCGCAACCATTATCCTCAAGACATTGAGATGACTGTAGCTGATAGTCACGAGGCATTAATACCCGGAGCCGGAGCAGCTTTTACAATTGATTGCAAAGGGGAAGAAAGATTAGTAATTGTCCAAGAAATAGACCGTCATTACAGAAACTTAGATAATGATGCTGTTGCCGAAGTGATTAGGACTGCGATCGCACAGCAACATGAATTACAAGTCCATGCGATCGCACTGATAAAAATGGGTAGTATTTGCAAAACGTCAAGTGGCAAAATTCAGCGTCATGCTTGCCGAAATGCTTTTATTAACGGAACCCTAGAGTTATGGGGTAAAAATAAATAA
- a CDS encoding acyl carrier protein, with translation MKNKNLEAIQAWFISYLADLLEIEPAQIDIHKSFDSYGLDSASAITVVGDLEDWLGSSISSEIVYKYPSIEALSQHLAQDNGSTDP, from the coding sequence ATGAAAAACAAAAATTTAGAAGCAATTCAAGCTTGGTTCATTTCTTACCTTGCTGATTTATTAGAAATAGAACCCGCACAGATAGACATCCATAAATCCTTTGATAGCTATGGCTTAGATTCAGCTAGTGCTATTACTGTTGTCGGGGATTTAGAAGATTGGTTGGGGTCTAGTATTTCTTCTGAAATAGTTTACAAATATCCCAGCATTGAAGCTTTGAGTCAACATTTAGCTCAAGATAACGGTTCTACCGATCCCTAA
- a CDS encoding PhoX family phosphatase, producing the protein MSKLSRRQILTFFAGTVGAAALGDKILEGISQIAEAKTTSLNFTPVRLPHPLPIYQQQKNFLPTGRGQGKVLNASADVKLTSYSVIDDVVVPPEYERYVIVSWGDRLFANKDEYVGYNCDYTAFVPINKNQDEGYLWVNHEYVSYPISALLLDADNDLQGLPTAFESVIGWALPATKDIQAEGEFLYNLGGSIIRLARNKSSKRFAVVKDAKNRRIHGLSGLGINSQRTDSYQNITAWGNLSHQKGDQNYLIATGPAATQVFNISADGLGNKIIGTAYNCSGGTTPWGTILTAEENFQNTVGVTEAVKSNGTQTEYTDGSTGKTFGLVGEKYGWIVEIDPADPNFRPRKHTWLGRYHHENITLRAEAGKKLVAYMGDDRRGGHTWKFVSADNVSSPTSKSNSKLWEKGTLYVARYNADGTGRWLPLLLNTVTNPISPTVLSSVEFDALGKVQKEGLLPLPRRNGIAQQTKDGGIFKCDRTNEATALPAYQNKKLSDFYTSQGAVLADAFLAANLIGGTPTARPEDLEVHPRTKEVFIAYTDGAPGSDGYPDSRIFQVAKLNKTANATQQSGGLYKIIEDSADGTGQTFRWQRLAQGGEAGSVSGAGFANVDNLVFDEQANVWGVTDMSTNTHNGFNLGAAAKPTTIDHTISGNVSDFTGVFGNNWLFFIPTSGANAGQVIPFAHGPVRCEMTGPTFVADTLIISVQHPGEDSPINDGTTLSRSIEILDLNGTTFNQTRSVPRGSSWPSNIPAADGGKGQSTGIPRPSVIGIRRKNSVGKFI; encoded by the coding sequence ATGTCTAAATTGAGTCGGAGACAGATTTTAACGTTTTTTGCAGGTACTGTTGGCGCTGCTGCATTAGGAGACAAAATCCTAGAGGGTATTTCTCAAATTGCAGAAGCTAAAACTACATCTCTAAACTTTACACCAGTACGTTTGCCCCATCCTTTACCGATTTATCAACAACAAAAGAACTTTTTGCCCACAGGAAGAGGTCAGGGGAAAGTTTTAAATGCATCTGCTGATGTGAAGTTAACTAGCTACAGTGTTATTGATGATGTGGTAGTCCCACCAGAATATGAACGTTATGTGATTGTGAGTTGGGGCGATCGCTTATTTGCCAACAAAGACGAGTATGTCGGCTATAACTGCGATTATACTGCTTTTGTCCCCATCAACAAAAATCAAGATGAGGGCTATTTGTGGGTAAATCACGAATATGTGAGTTATCCTATTTCTGCTTTATTACTAGACGCTGATAATGATTTGCAAGGACTACCGACGGCTTTTGAGTCAGTAATTGGCTGGGCTTTACCAGCAACTAAAGATATTCAAGCTGAAGGGGAGTTTTTATATAATTTGGGTGGTTCAATTATTCGCCTGGCTCGCAATAAAAGCAGCAAGCGTTTTGCTGTGGTTAAAGATGCCAAAAATCGCCGAATTCATGGTCTTTCTGGATTAGGAATTAACAGCCAACGCACTGATAGTTATCAAAACATCACTGCTTGGGGAAATCTCAGTCACCAAAAAGGCGATCAAAACTATTTAATCGCTACAGGCCCAGCAGCTACCCAAGTTTTTAACATTAGCGCTGATGGTTTGGGTAACAAAATTATTGGTACTGCCTACAATTGTTCTGGCGGTACAACGCCTTGGGGCACTATCTTAACAGCTGAAGAAAACTTTCAAAATACAGTAGGTGTGACAGAAGCAGTCAAGAGTAATGGTACTCAAACAGAGTACACCGATGGCAGCACTGGTAAGACCTTTGGTTTAGTTGGAGAAAAATATGGCTGGATAGTAGAAATTGACCCAGCAGACCCAAATTTCCGTCCTCGCAAACACACTTGGTTAGGTCGCTACCACCACGAAAATATAACCTTACGAGCTGAAGCCGGGAAGAAATTAGTTGCTTACATGGGAGATGACAGGCGTGGGGGACACACTTGGAAATTTGTCAGCGCTGATAATGTTTCCTCCCCGACGAGTAAAAGCAACAGTAAGTTATGGGAAAAAGGTACGCTGTATGTGGCGCGTTACAATGCCGATGGTACAGGTCGCTGGCTACCACTACTCTTAAATACTGTCACTAATCCCATTTCGCCGACTGTACTTTCTTCAGTAGAATTTGATGCTTTAGGGAAAGTACAAAAAGAAGGACTTTTACCGCTACCGCGACGCAATGGTATTGCCCAGCAAACTAAAGATGGTGGTATATTCAAATGCGATCGCACTAATGAAGCCACAGCTTTACCTGCTTATCAAAATAAAAAGCTATCTGACTTTTACACTTCTCAAGGTGCTGTTCTCGCCGACGCTTTCCTCGCCGCAAACTTGATTGGTGGCACCCCCACAGCACGTCCCGAAGACTTAGAAGTGCATCCGCGCACCAAAGAAGTATTCATTGCTTACACCGATGGCGCACCAGGAAGCGATGGTTATCCTGATTCCCGCATTTTCCAAGTTGCCAAGTTAAACAAAACCGCTAACGCTACACAGCAATCAGGGGGATTATACAAAATTATTGAAGATAGTGCCGATGGTACAGGTCAAACCTTCCGCTGGCAAAGATTAGCACAAGGCGGAGAAGCGGGTTCTGTATCTGGTGCTGGTTTTGCTAATGTCGATAATTTGGTGTTCGACGAACAAGCAAACGTTTGGGGTGTGACAGATATGTCTACCAACACCCACAACGGTTTTAATCTTGGTGCTGCTGCCAAGCCAACCACCATCGATCATACAATTAGTGGCAATGTATCCGATTTCACTGGAGTTTTTGGCAATAACTGGCTATTCTTCATCCCCACTAGTGGGGCTAATGCCGGACAAGTGATACCATTTGCCCACGGGCCAGTGCGTTGTGAAATGACAGGCCCAACATTTGTAGCAGATACGCTGATTATTTCTGTACAGCATCCCGGTGAAGATTCGCCAATTAACGATGGCACAACACTCAGCCGCAGCATTGAGATATTAGATTTGAATGGTACAACATTCAATCAAACTCGCAGTGTTCCTCGTGGCAGTAGTTGGCCCAGTAATATCCCCGCCGCTGATGGTGGTAAAGGTCAGTCTACAGGTATTCCCCGTCCATCTGTAATTGGCATCCGGCGGAAAAACTCTGTAGGTAAGTTTATTTAA
- a CDS encoding pentapeptide repeat-containing protein: protein MTNESNFSDQPTPETISENDLEPDDFDGGAGENSLTPGELASQQALAAIASLQSPQNTTVLKQARSFSQPVTGYPVTVKPRALLITLVAIAITIVGLVLNNWIIGILGTLITLVLSLAMLLPWLQHVVNEWFSPLDRTLLVAFFGILVAIIGILNFTGLGTYLLSRGSKINWDIAGTLADWFGALGQILIAIIAVYVAWRQYVISKDLTIQQNLLTVQQNIITQQQTIDSYFQGVSDLVLDEEGLLEDWPQERAIAEGRTAAILSSVDGSGKAKILRFLSRSKLLTPLKRDRRLGRAILNGVGGYAEDRLEGVRVIDLGVMLAGADLAETDLRWTDLSEANLVRANLSSCDLVKANLSRTILYNANLNGADLNGIRLFYGSVDKASPRSRTEPPDYQTGQHTGAVVQNADFTNVKRMSDSARYYCCTWGGEQTRNTIPGGCEGIPNQLEH, encoded by the coding sequence ATGACAAATGAATCCAACTTCTCCGATCAACCAACCCCAGAAACCATTAGCGAAAACGACTTGGAACCAGATGATTTTGATGGTGGTGCAGGTGAAAACAGTCTGACACCAGGGGAATTAGCCAGCCAACAAGCCTTAGCGGCGATCGCGTCTTTGCAATCTCCACAAAATACCACAGTCCTCAAACAAGCCCGTTCTTTCAGCCAGCCAGTCACTGGTTATCCAGTCACTGTAAAACCAAGAGCATTACTAATTACCTTAGTAGCGATCGCCATCACTATCGTGGGACTGGTTTTAAATAACTGGATCATCGGCATTTTGGGAACACTAATAACTTTGGTGTTATCGCTGGCGATGTTATTACCTTGGTTGCAACATGTAGTCAATGAGTGGTTTTCGCCCCTAGACCGAACGCTGTTGGTGGCCTTTTTTGGTATCTTAGTAGCCATCATCGGCATATTAAACTTCACTGGTTTAGGCACTTACTTACTAAGTAGGGGAAGCAAGATAAACTGGGATATCGCTGGTACTTTAGCAGATTGGTTTGGGGCTTTGGGACAAATTCTCATCGCCATCATCGCTGTTTACGTCGCTTGGCGACAATACGTCATTTCCAAAGACTTGACTATTCAGCAAAACCTGCTCACAGTGCAGCAAAACATCATCACTCAGCAGCAGACAATAGATTCCTACTTCCAAGGTGTCTCAGACTTGGTGTTAGATGAAGAAGGTTTATTAGAAGATTGGCCCCAAGAAAGAGCGATCGCTGAAGGACGCACCGCTGCAATTCTCAGTAGTGTCGATGGTAGCGGTAAAGCGAAAATTCTCCGCTTTCTTTCTCGTTCCAAATTGCTGACACCACTAAAACGCGATCGCCGCCTAGGTCGAGCCATTCTCAACGGTGTTGGTGGTTACGCCGAAGACCGCCTAGAAGGTGTACGTGTCATCGATTTAGGCGTGATGCTAGCCGGCGCAGACCTGGCTGAAACCGATTTGCGTTGGACTGACCTGAGTGAAGCTAATCTTGTCCGTGCTAATCTCAGCAGTTGTGACTTAGTCAAAGCCAACCTTTCCCGCACCATCTTATACAATGCTAATCTCAATGGTGCAGACTTAAACGGCATCCGTCTATTTTATGGTTCCGTAGATAAGGCTTCACCCCGCAGTCGCACCGAACCACCAGACTACCAAACTGGCCAACACACCGGCGCAGTGGTACAAAATGCCGATTTCACCAACGTCAAACGCATGTCTGATTCAGCACGTTATTACTGCTGCACTTGGGGAGGAGAACAAACCAGAAACACTATTCCCGGTGGTTGCGAAGGCATTCCCAATCAGTTGGAACATTAG
- a CDS encoding tetratricopeptide repeat protein yields MLFWRCLISSSLLTFFTSGCGSWTNSTAENTKQVVQESNVAQLLIEAKARQKSEDFLNQGNNLLDAQRYQEAVELYDQAIAIKPDSAEAWINRGNALSYLHNYKDAITSYNKAIAIQPNKDEAWYNQGNALSSLQSYKAAIKAYDKAIAIKPHKYEAWINRGIALTKLQRYTDAIASYDKAIAIKPSKHEAYYNKACAYALQRNVELAVANLKRAMQLVPNKYEKLAKTDADFAKVRNDKRFQELIQ; encoded by the coding sequence ATGTTATTTTGGCGCTGCTTGATTTCTTCTAGTTTGCTCACTTTCTTCACATCTGGCTGTGGTAGTTGGACAAATTCAACAGCAGAAAATACTAAGCAAGTTGTACAAGAAAGTAATGTTGCTCAACTGCTGATAGAAGCAAAAGCTAGGCAAAAGTCCGAAGACTTTTTAAATCAAGGCAATAATTTGTTAGACGCGCAACGGTATCAAGAAGCTGTAGAATTGTACGACCAAGCGATCGCTATTAAACCGGATAGTGCAGAAGCGTGGATTAACCGAGGAAATGCTCTCAGCTATTTGCACAACTACAAAGACGCGATCACATCTTACAACAAGGCGATCGCCATCCAACCCAATAAGGATGAAGCGTGGTATAATCAGGGTAATGCTTTAAGCTCTTTGCAAAGCTACAAAGCAGCAATAAAAGCATATGACAAAGCGATCGCCATCAAACCTCACAAATATGAAGCTTGGATTAACCGGGGTATTGCTCTGACAAAGTTGCAACGCTACACAGATGCAATAGCATCATATGACAAAGCGATCGCCATTAAGCCAAGCAAGCATGAAGCATATTACAACAAAGCTTGTGCTTACGCCCTACAGCGTAACGTAGAGTTAGCAGTTGCGAACCTCAAAAGAGCAATGCAGCTAGTTCCAAATAAGTACGAAAAATTAGCGAAAACCGATGCAGATTTCGCTAAAGTACGTAACGACAAACGCTTTCAAGAATTAATTCAATAG